The Parabacteroides timonensis sequence TAAAGACGAAGCATTCCTGCGCACGAAGATACTTGAAATGTACACGAATCCTTTGAAGAATTACCTGGCAAACCAGGAATAAGAAAAATAGAACCGAGATATATGAAAAGGGACTGTCATCTTCGTGGCAGTCCCTTTTGATTTGTTGTGGTTATTATCCTATCGGTTTTCTTTTGCATATTTCGACGGACTCATTCCGAACTGCTTGATAAAGGCTGACCAGAAATAAGATTGCGAACTGAAACCTACTGCTTCTGAAATCTCGTATATCTTCATATTTCCTTGCAGTAATAATTCCGCAGCCTTTTTCAAACGGCTGATCTTGATCAGGTCGTTGGGGGTGAGGTCTGATATCGCACGTATCTTGCGGTATAAGGTCGGGCGGCTCAGGTGCATCAGGTCGGCAATCATATTGACATCCAGATCGGGATTACCGATGTTCTCGTTGATAATTTCGTTCAGCTTTTCAAGAAAGCCTTCATCGGCTTTGGTGTAGGCCATCGATTTCATATTCGCTATCGGCGAGTTGAAATAGAACTTACGGATATTATCCCGGTTCGAAAGCAAATTGGATATTTGCGCCATCAACAGGCTGGTGGAGAACGGTTTCTCGATATATGCGTCTGCTCCCAGCTCCAACCCTTCCAAACGGGCCTGCATCGTGTTTTTAGCCGTTAACAGAATGACCGGGATATGGCTGAATTCAAGATCTGTCTTTACGCTTTGAAGTAGAGTGAAGCCATCCATGACAGGCATCATAACGTCACTGATGATCAGTTGGATACTTTGTTTTTTGAGTTGTTCCAATGCTTCTACACCGTTGCCGGCGATCAATACATTATAGTTTTCGTTGACTTCGTCGGCGATAAAAGCACTCATTTCTTTATTATCCTCGACAATAAGGAGGGTCGGACGAGTTTCTTCCCAGGTATAAGCGGTTTTTCTGGCTTCCGATTGCGGCTGTGGCTCTTCTTCGGCTGCTTTGACGGCACTAGCCAGTTTGACCGGTAAGGTGATACGGAATACAGTCTGGTTACCCGAAGTATCTGCCAGTTCGAGCGTTCCATGATGCATTTCGGCCAATGAGCGTGCCAAAGGCAAGCCCAGGCCGGTTCCGGGTTTGTCTTCATTTCCTTTGATACGGTAGAAGGGTTCGAATATTCTTTCTCTCATTTCTGCCGGAACGGGAATACCGTCGTTGATAAAGTCGATCGTGAAAGTCTCGTAATCGGCAGACGGTTGCAAGCGGACCACGATACTGCCGGCTGCATATTTAACGGCATTTGAGAACAGGTTGCTCATAATCTTGGTGAGTGCTTCCCTGTCTACAAATACATATAGTTCCTGTACGGTCAGGTCGAGGTTGAGCAGCAGATTGTTTTCTGTGGCCATTTCCTGAAAGCGTTTGGCTGTCTCGGTCAGTAGCGATACAACCTCTGTGCGAACAAAATTCAGGCGGTATCCTTCTATTTCAGTTTTTCTGAAATCCAATAACTGATTGACCAGCAGTAGTAGGCGGGATACGTTCTTGTCCATCAATGTCAGCGAATTGTTCTCTTTTTCACCGATCTTGTCTGATTTCAATAGACGTTCGAGCGGATTCTTTATCAGGGTCAGTGGGGTACGTATTTCATGTGCGATGTTGATAAAGAAATCGATCTTAGCCTGGTAGAGTTCCTTTTCTTTTTTACTTTCAAACATTTGCATATTGTATGCCATGGTACGTTTGTTCTTCCGGCGCCAGTAAAAGATAAAGTAAATGATAATAGTCAGAATGAATGCGGAATATATAATGTATGCCGTAGTGGAAACCCACCAGGGCGGCAATACGGTTATGTGCAAACGGGTTATTTTATCTCCCCAGTTATTGGAAAGATTGGCCGCTTTTACTTCAAAGGTATAGTCGCCGGGATGCAGTTCGGTGAAGTACACGATGTTACGTTCGCCAAGCGGTATCCAATCCTTGTCGAGACTCACCATCCGGTAGGCATATTGTATGGAACCCGGTGCGATGAAGTTGAGGGAAGAGAAGTTTATGTTGAACGTGGACTGACTGTGGTTCAATGTAATATTTTTTACGTCGGAGGAGGAAGAACTGTTGATAATCTTTCTTCCGCCTGTTCCGTTCTGTATGTCGAGCGAACTGATGTGCACATCCATTTTTTCGGCGGCCGGCCTTACATCGGTGGGTTTGAAATGGACAAAGCCTTTTACCGTACCGAAATAAAGCGTCCCGTCGTTATCTTTGAAAGCTGAGTTATAGTTGAACTGCCGGGTGACAAGACCGTGTGCTTCGGTATAGGTCATGATCTTTTCCGTTTGCGTGTTGAGGCAGACCAGGCCATTGGCTGTGCTGATCC is a genomic window containing:
- a CDS encoding hybrid sensor histidine kinase/response regulator transcription factor; protein product: MSYLKLILSILFLSCSHWIFADESNYLFRHYQVENGLSDNMVTCCIQDKSGYIWIGTRDGLNRFDGYTFKVFRNDADDTESLGNNWITHLNCDHDGNLWVGTLSGLYQYNETKESFLHVPFTKNKGIDLFQFDKNNQLWLLMDGTLIQYNISDGQFRIFAGNKGQTYTSFCIMPDNSIWLGDSEGLISLLNTEDGTLDSYDLFAHSPATTSRKLSMLYQSPSSANIYVAFEHDDVKIFNVLSKTYQDLNIQEKNQLTILINCFLEKDKEELWIGTDSGLFIYDLLSGTCKRIRQDPLDPYALSSHFISALFEDREEGVWICFHQNGLNYYSPFRPFNVYYPWNEPHSLKGEVIRDICSDAYGNRWIGTEDAGVNCLEKKTGTFTNYQPVPGVKSLSHTNIRGLAASGDNLWIGHVIHGIDLMDIRTRKVIKHYDLLKDTRTVKNSTVRCIKVLREGEVLVGTEDGIFRYDYLNDRFVYAPQFPPFAVNCLYEDRSGKIWLGMFNRSYYFNTTSNTGMYLQYDKLNTQRHNSVNDACEDKDGNMWFATVEGVIKYDFQTGESLHYTVKNGMPSNVAFRILPDENNNLWISTANGLVCLNTQTEKIMTYTEAHGLVTRQFNYNSAFKDNDGTLYFGTVKGFVHFKPTDVRPAAEKMDVHISSLDIQNGTGGRKIINSSSSSDVKNITLNHSQSTFNINFSSLNFIAPGSIQYAYRMVSLDKDWIPLGERNIVYFTELHPGDYTFEVKAANLSNNWGDKITRLHITVLPPWWVSTTAYIIYSAFILTIIIYFIFYWRRKNKRTMAYNMQMFESKKEKELYQAKIDFFINIAHEIRTPLTLIKNPLERLLKSDKIGEKENNSLTLMDKNVSRLLLLVNQLLDFRKTEIEGYRLNFVRTEVVSLLTETAKRFQEMATENNLLLNLDLTVQELYVFVDREALTKIMSNLFSNAVKYAAGSIVVRLQPSADYETFTIDFINDGIPVPAEMRERIFEPFYRIKGNEDKPGTGLGLPLARSLAEMHHGTLELADTSGNQTVFRITLPVKLASAVKAAEEEPQPQSEARKTAYTWEETRPTLLIVEDNKEMSAFIADEVNENYNVLIAGNGVEALEQLKKQSIQLIISDVMMPVMDGFTLLQSVKTDLEFSHIPVILLTAKNTMQARLEGLELGADAYIEKPFSTSLLMAQISNLLSNRDNIRKFYFNSPIANMKSMAYTKADEGFLEKLNEIINENIGNPDLDVNMIADLMHLSRPTLYRKIRAISDLTPNDLIKISRLKKAAELLLQGNMKIYEISEAVGFSSQSYFWSAFIKQFGMSPSKYAKENR